A single window of Anopheles moucheti chromosome 2, idAnoMoucSN_F20_07, whole genome shotgun sequence DNA harbors:
- the LOC128302941 gene encoding uncharacterized protein LOC128302941, whose translation MITRQQNKKRTVKADGKENRKPVAGRKASNIVPPAKKPVVKKVRNTTIATRIQKRQQEQQQRRSPRVASRNASSVESQLQFVHVTTTASNIFIKASSGLRMVMSLQRYHALINAKLDNFLKAIMEENWTPNTFGSWPCTCMYDVLALKRILVLWKTQLDELEDWLKQCLYSL comes from the exons ATGATTACcagacaacaaaacaaaaagcgcaCCGTCAAAGCagatggaaaggaaaatcgaAAGCCTGTGGCTGGTAGAAAAG CTTCCAATATCGTCCCACCGGCGAAAAAGCCCGTGGTGAAGAAAGTACGGAACACTACCATTGCCACAAGGATCCAGAAACGtcaacaagaacaacaacaaagacgATCACCGCGTGTTGCTTCTAGGAACG cGTCCTCGGTTGAATCGCAATtacagtttgtgcatgtgACTACAACAGCTTCAAACATCTTCATCAAAGCAAGTTCCGGTCTGCGCATGGTAATGTCGTTACAACGTTACCATGCTCTTATAAACGCTAAACTGGACAACTTCTTGAAGGCTataatggaagaaaattggACACCAAACACTTTTGGGAGCTGGCCATGTACCTGCATGTACGATGTTCTGGCGTTAAAACGTATTCTCGTCCTATGGAAAACTCAGCTGGATGAATTAGAAGACTGGTTGAAGCAATGTTTGTACTCGCTGTGA